From one Polynucleobacter sp. UK-FUSCHL-C3 genomic stretch:
- a CDS encoding arginine/lysine/ornithine decarboxylase, producing the protein MKFRFPIIIIDEDFRSENISGSGIRDLALAIEGEGIEVIGLTSYGDLTSFAQQASRASCFILSIDDEEFDAAIDADESDLPAISNLRSFVVEVRKRNEDIPIFLYGETRTSRHIPNDILRELHGFIHMNEDTPEFVARHIIREAKVYLDSLAPPFFRALTHYASEGSYSWHCPGHSGGVAFLKSPVGRMFHQFFGENMLRADVCNAVEELGQLLDHTGPVVASERNAARIFSADHLFFVTNGTSTSNKIVWHSTVAPGDVVLVDRNCHKSVIHSIMMMGAIPVFLMPTRNHLGIIGPIPKEEFEWANIKKKIDANPFIKDKNVVPRVLTITQSTYDGILYNVEMIKSMLDGKVDSLHFDEAWLPHAAFHPFYQDMHAFGQNRKRTKKSMMFSTQSTHKLLAGLSQASQVLVQDAEERKLDRDCFNEAYLMHTSTSPQYAIIASCDVSAAMMDSPGGTTLVEESIAEALDFRRAMRKVDDELGADWWFKVWGPDHLADEGIGTREDWILEPKAYWHDFGNLAKGFNMLDPIKASIVTPGLDIEGNFAEIGIPASIVTKYLAEHGVIVEKTGLYSFFIMFTIGITKGRWNTLVTELQQFKDHFDKNQPLWKVLPEFVAKHPRYERVGLQEISAQIHSFYKSRDVARMTTEMYLSNMEPAMIPADAWSKMAHKDIDRVPIDELEGRVTAMLVTPYPPGIPLLIPGERFNKSIVDYLRFARDFNQQFPGFETDIHGLVKNAEGDNGYYVDCVRT; encoded by the coding sequence ATGAAATTTCGTTTTCCGATCATCATCATTGATGAAGACTTCCGTTCTGAAAATATTTCAGGTTCAGGCATTCGCGATTTAGCACTTGCCATTGAGGGGGAGGGGATTGAGGTGATTGGCCTCACCAGTTATGGTGATCTCACCTCGTTTGCACAACAGGCCTCACGTGCATCATGCTTTATTTTGTCGATTGATGATGAAGAGTTTGATGCAGCAATTGATGCAGACGAAAGTGATCTTCCTGCGATCAGCAATCTACGATCCTTTGTGGTCGAGGTACGAAAGCGTAATGAAGATATTCCGATCTTCTTGTACGGCGAGACCCGGACCTCACGCCACATTCCTAACGATATCTTGCGCGAGTTACATGGCTTCATTCATATGAACGAAGATACTCCTGAGTTCGTAGCGCGCCATATTATTCGTGAGGCGAAGGTGTATTTAGATTCTTTAGCCCCTCCATTCTTTCGAGCGCTCACACACTATGCCTCAGAGGGCTCTTATTCTTGGCATTGCCCGGGACACTCGGGTGGAGTTGCTTTTCTAAAGAGTCCTGTTGGCCGGATGTTCCATCAGTTCTTTGGGGAGAACATGTTACGCGCCGATGTTTGTAATGCGGTGGAAGAGCTTGGCCAGTTACTAGACCATACAGGCCCCGTGGTGGCGAGCGAGCGCAATGCCGCCCGAATCTTTAGTGCAGACCATTTGTTCTTTGTCACCAATGGCACATCAACCTCTAACAAAATTGTCTGGCATTCGACCGTTGCCCCAGGCGACGTGGTCTTGGTAGACCGCAATTGCCATAAATCAGTGATTCATTCAATCATGATGATGGGCGCTATACCAGTGTTTCTAATGCCAACCCGGAATCATTTGGGCATTATTGGTCCCATTCCCAAAGAGGAGTTTGAGTGGGCCAACATCAAGAAGAAGATTGATGCCAACCCCTTTATTAAAGATAAGAATGTCGTACCCCGTGTATTAACCATTACACAGAGTACCTATGATGGCATTTTGTATAACGTCGAGATGATCAAGTCGATGCTCGATGGCAAGGTAGACAGCTTGCATTTTGATGAAGCGTGGTTACCACACGCTGCCTTTCATCCCTTCTATCAAGATATGCACGCTTTCGGGCAAAACCGTAAGCGCACTAAGAAGAGCATGATGTTCTCGACCCAATCAACTCATAAATTATTAGCGGGCCTCTCACAAGCCTCGCAGGTTTTAGTGCAGGATGCTGAAGAACGTAAGCTTGACCGCGATTGCTTTAATGAGGCTTATTTGATGCACACCTCAACAAGCCCACAGTACGCCATTATTGCTTCCTGTGATGTCTCGGCTGCCATGATGGATTCACCAGGCGGCACCACCTTGGTGGAAGAGTCGATTGCGGAAGCATTGGATTTTCGTAGAGCAATGCGCAAGGTGGATGATGAGCTTGGCGCTGACTGGTGGTTTAAGGTCTGGGGCCCCGATCATTTAGCGGATGAGGGTATTGGCACGCGTGAAGATTGGATCTTAGAACCCAAGGCCTATTGGCATGATTTTGGTAATCTGGCCAAGGGCTTTAATATGCTCGATCCGATTAAAGCTTCGATCGTTACTCCTGGCCTGGATATCGAAGGTAATTTTGCAGAGATTGGGATACCGGCGAGCATTGTTACCAAATATCTTGCTGAGCACGGCGTGATCGTGGAGAAGACCGGCTTATATTCGTTCTTCATTATGTTCACCATTGGCATTACAAAAGGGCGCTGGAACACCTTGGTGACCGAACTCCAGCAATTTAAGGATCACTTTGATAAGAACCAGCCCTTATGGAAGGTCTTGCCCGAGTTTGTTGCAAAACATCCACGTTACGAACGAGTAGGCCTGCAAGAGATCTCCGCACAGATTCATTCTTTTTATAAGAGCCGTGATGTAGCGCGCATGACCACGGAGATGTATTTATCCAATATGGAACCCGCCATGATTCCGGCTGATGCATGGAGCAAGATGGCTCATAAAGACATTGATCGAGTGCCCATTGATGAGTTAGAAGGCCGAGTTACCGCAATGCTGGTAACTCCTTATCCGCCCGGCATTCCACTCCTAATCCCTGGGGAGCGTTTTAATAAATCAATCGTTGATTACTTGCGATTTGCCCGTGACTTTAATCAACAGTTCCCTGGATTTGAGACCGATATTCATGGGCTCGTGAAGAACGCTGAGGGCGATAACGGCTACTACGTAGACTGCGTTCGCACCTAG